From a single Glycine soja cultivar W05 chromosome 19, ASM419377v2, whole genome shotgun sequence genomic region:
- the LOC114399853 gene encoding transcription repressor OFP13-like, whose translation MPLILVPFLKSSKIHFESAFDFSPMGKKMKLPSSSWPWPSCHQPRTLSFRAQNDAAYLDTLESSETSFFTVSPDSGSFSTASEEDSRRPDSLETVIRGLRSDRLFFEPDETSSILEAKAAAATTTTTTTLPFKDSVVMSVDSQDPYVDFRRSMEEMVEAQCVKGWEGLQELLSWYLKVNGKTNHGYIVGAFVDLLFASSSSLVSSSDNNSHSPSSPLSFYSSSSCSTRCVSCLEAEVEVHNNDIATTSSFLLEQVREDQASSSSSTSTSSLN comes from the coding sequence ATGCCCCTAATATTAGTTCCATTTCTAAAAAGCTCCAAAATTCATTTTGAATCTGCATTTGATTTCTCTCCCATGGGCAAGAAAATGAAGCTCCCTTCCTCTTCTTGGCCCTGGCCCTCCTGCCACCAACCGCGAACCCTCTCTTTCCGAGCCCAAAACGACGCCGCATACTTGGACACGCTGGAGAGCTCCGAGACTTCCTTCTTCACCGTCTCCCCTGACTCCGGAAGCTTCTCAACTGCCTCAGAAGAAGATTCTAGAAGACCCGACTCACTAGAGACCGTCATTCGCGGCTTGCGTTCCGACCGTCTGTTCTTCGAGCCAGACGAGACTAGTTCCATATTAGAAGCCaaagcagcagcagcaacaacaacaacaacaacaacgttgCCGTTCAAAGACAGCGTTGTCATGTCCGTGGACTCCCAAGACCCTTACGTCGATTTCCGCAGGTCCATGGAGGAGATGGTGGAGGCGCAGTGCGTCAAGGGCTGGGAGGGTCTCCAAGAGCTTCTGTCTTGGTATTTGAAAGTCAACGGTAAAACCAACCACGGCTATATCGTTGGTGCTTTCGTTGATTTATTGttcgcttcttcttcctcactaGTTTCTTCTTCTGACAATAACTCCCACTCTCCTTCTTCCCCTTTATCGTTTTATAGCTCTTCCTCTTGCAGCACTCGCTGTGTTTCTTGTTTGGAAGCTGAGGTCGAGGTTCATAATAATGATATAGCTACTACTTCTTCTTTCTTGTTAGAACAAGTTAGGGAAGACCaggcttcatcttcttcttctacttctaCTTCCTCTTTGaattaa